In Leptodesmis sichuanensis A121, the following are encoded in one genomic region:
- a CDS encoding SRPBCC family protein produces the protein MSAYQTFEQSIPIKASAIVVEKCLTDLDLMHRWLNPALRCEPIGEWSTQIGSQSRFVIQFPFWQPTLTSVVIEREPGLIVWSFKGFFTGRDRWECNPELDSTRLVNRFEFTIPNPLVQFGFNTFAARWTQQDMQAQLRRLKQVAEEIYLSGK, from the coding sequence ATGTCTGCTTACCAAACCTTTGAACAGTCCATTCCCATCAAAGCCAGTGCGATCGTGGTCGAAAAATGCCTGACTGACCTGGATCTGATGCATCGCTGGCTTAATCCTGCCTTACGGTGTGAACCGATCGGAGAGTGGTCAACTCAGATTGGTAGCCAGAGCCGTTTCGTCATCCAATTTCCCTTCTGGCAGCCCACGTTAACCAGTGTGGTGATCGAGCGAGAACCGGGCTTGATCGTCTGGAGCTTTAAGGGCTTTTTTACAGGCCGCGATCGCTGGGAGTGCAACCCTGAGCTAGATAGCACCCGCCTGGTCAATCGCTTTGAGTTCACAATTCCCAACCCTCTGGTACAGTTTGGCTTCAACACCTTCGCCGCCCGCTGGACACAGCAGGATATGCAAGCCCAACTCCGCCGCCTGAAACAGGTAGCAGAGGAAATTTACTTGAGTGGAAAGTGA
- a CDS encoding PAS domain-containing protein, translating into MSDDLQARNRELEQQLRQCQQELQQAKAAQQLAESRLAAERQQFERSLQHSEAKCQQVEAALCIANDEMQALFTAMDDLVLVRDAEGRCLKILTSKNHPLLYQPADFIIGRTLHEVFPQDRADLIWNSIQQALTQGQPVKIEYSLPIQGEEIWFDTTISPLPIASAIK; encoded by the coding sequence ATGAGCGATGACCTCCAAGCCAGAAATCGAGAGTTAGAGCAGCAACTCCGCCAGTGTCAGCAGGAACTCCAGCAAGCAAAGGCTGCTCAACAACTGGCAGAAAGCCGCTTAGCTGCAGAACGACAGCAGTTTGAGCGATCGTTGCAGCACAGCGAAGCCAAATGTCAACAGGTTGAAGCCGCTTTATGCATTGCTAATGACGAAATGCAAGCTCTCTTTACCGCGATGGATGACCTGGTGCTGGTGCGAGATGCTGAAGGACGCTGTCTTAAAATTCTGACGTCAAAGAATCATCCCCTGTTGTATCAGCCTGCTGACTTCATCATAGGGCGCACTCTCCATGAGGTTTTTCCACAGGATCGGGCAGACCTGATATGGAATAGCATTCAACAGGCGTTAACTCAGGGCCAGCCGGTGAAAATTGAATATTCCCTACCGATTCAGGGAGAGGAAATTTGGTTTGATACCACCATTTCTCCACTTCCTATTGCCTCGGCAATAAAATAG